The DNA region GCATCAACATCAACTCCAGGACAACCCAGCCCAATTATAAATTTAAGACAAGCATTGAATGTATATGCAAACATCAGACCAATAAAGTCATATAAAGGAGTTAACTGCATTCGAGATGACATTGACTTTGTAATAGTTAGAGAAAACACTGAAGGACTTTATTCACAAATTGAATACGGAAATTGTGAAAAAATGATGGCTGAAAGAGTCATTACTCGAAAAGCTTCTGAGAGAATTTCAAAAGCAGCATTTAACTTATGTATCAAAAGAGGACAAAGCAAAGTCACATGCGTTCACAAAAGCAATGTCTTAAAAAAGACCGACGGCGTTTTCAAAGAAAGCTTTTATAAGATAGCTAAGGAATATCCTCAAATTAAAACTGAGGATTATTACGTTGATGCAATGGCAATGTATTTAATCACACAACCTCAAAACTTTGATGTTATTGTTTCAACTAACCTGTTTGGAGACATCATATCTGATGAAAGTGCAGGTTTGGTAGGTGGACTTGGTCTAGCACCATCCGGAAACATAGGAGATCACAACGGATTATTTGAGCCAGTTCATGGTTCCGCACCAGATATTGCGGGAAAGAACATTGCAAACCCATGTTCCATGATTTTATCCGCATCAATGATGCTTGATTATTTAGGAGAATGGGAAATATCCAACGACATTAAGAAAAGTGTTGAAAAGGTAATAGCCGATTGCAAAATTAGAACTCCTGACCTTGGAGGAGACGCATGTACAATGGATGTGGCAAAAGCTATTGTTAAGGAGTTAATTTAAATGTTAAACATTACTACTTTTTTAGATGCAAATTCAAAAAGATTAGATAAAAATGTATTATACAACCCGACAACCGACCATAAATATAATTCAGGCGAAATATTATCAATTGTTTCAAAAATAGGGCGAGATTTAAAAGAATTAAAAATCAAAAAAGGAGATAGAGTTTTAATTTATTTAGCAAACTCTGAAGAATACCTGTTTTCACTTTTTGCAATCTGGAGAATAGGAGCAATCGCCATTCCAACAAACAGAGTTTTTACCGCTTCCGAACTTGAATACATTGTTAGCGACTCACAAGCAAAATTAATGATTACTGACAGTGAAGCCCAAAATATTATTGACATTGACACATACATTCCCC from uncultured Methanobrevibacter sp. includes:
- the aksF gene encoding homoisocitrate dehydrogenase, whose protein sequence is MYNIAIISGDGIGHEVMNACEFLLDKLDLDFSFEYGEAGFDCYNKNGVTLPEETIKIAKKSDAVLFGASTSTPGQPSPIINLRQALNVYANIRPIKSYKGVNCIRDDIDFVIVRENTEGLYSQIEYGNCEKMMAERVITRKASERISKAAFNLCIKRGQSKVTCVHKSNVLKKTDGVFKESFYKIAKEYPQIKTEDYYVDAMAMYLITQPQNFDVIVSTNLFGDIISDESAGLVGGLGLAPSGNIGDHNGLFEPVHGSAPDIAGKNIANPCSMILSASMMLDYLGEWEISNDIKKSVEKVIADCKIRTPDLGGDACTMDVAKAIVKELI